In Apis mellifera strain DH4 linkage group LG3, Amel_HAv3.1, whole genome shotgun sequence, one DNA window encodes the following:
- the LOC100578888 gene encoding zinc finger protein 808 — MDEVIELQNMENVCRLCLSTDEPKSSVFETEDSPVSLANKIQACLSIQILTTDKLSTKICAQCVKNVNQWHNYKEVCLRSQDKLQQWLEQNLQSTPMVVTIKDEPVDLDFCEDNIEVISESTNDSDLEATNLEENMNPLTNNVQVELTDDEINFEKNQSTLTKDVDINIKSEPQDYDTDCTIEIESVTGSELVLNPLSNTEDRIMEADSTQKSNASTSASKKKTRRGPHTHFRGARVFKQKCVHCQINLHSKYSYTKHMERFHSDKQNGTNQKSELEDEEELVEDLEDELMSMEKDAPLTQVQQNIISQLKTFMCYSCEQTFSDRRSTLSHIRQHMPDLRPYTCIACLTEFPDRSMYKQHCKMSFECAMKIALVIPNQGEEKYFTCNMCLRPMQNRKQLLSHLSKHSDKQYEELISPTRSPPKLKPITPLPSPKQEIMKEPRNESINIPHPYKNGDPAHNHICDLCGMIYRYKPNMLKHRDLCQRLSSEVRTSYKCVHCGMTYLVFRKFHSHITADHKKKEFTCSECNKKFRSPSDFLEHHEMHRMARNQKQPLQLKSDLMKHKQNISTSFKDWNKFETKMNANQLSENNQYSCALCNLEFSTRAELTEHRNLHLKVKIYSCVICRSMFSSAGALEIHMKDHGIEDPNERNANISCVEYGTVEDDSRDSNSMNLSAISDPGPKHNNCKKCGRQFSNTANLKRHIRNIHPIEKPPYNCSHCWLSFKSKEIRDQHITSAHSKASKTMLRCPQCPQTFVFEANLDLHFKNHHKDCRFKCDICGKEFLKEGSLKIHRSWHNRENYGQSLKFMKKEDQKPLVEPKKEESFNTNVSGRPARARKSYPSSSPTKPNGNFQCQVCSDKFNDVTELRKHLWDVHCARNKSEKSFAGDEFQCELCTNIFPDKETLNVHIQWHKAQPILSDIRKTNFPCDICGKLYSSKKVLARHKKLHKASSVAISNFSSNQPLCTICHKVFNSNQSLQRHRLNLHSNIFTQRPQTQQYNNTRRMSQEESKPKKIKLEEEDKKVPFAMDAMSAGRKSVMCHGCKKFFPNMSVLYKHKQLVHNKSHMIRNIAKSLTMECVPLHCNDGKVACNICYKKFCGVPNLRQHFTVKHKNDRPKYKYACSIDGCKLTFPTQLTLKHHELSHTVTMFSCSLCNRHVFNRAAMTNHMLTVHNTVYDAEKNKNFHREMDLSSYVVEGAVDATCPRCKVKYPNNKAMKIHYFKIHEGTNQ; from the exons ATGGACGAAGTGATAGAGTTACAAAATATGGAAAACGTATGCAGGCTCTGCCTTTCCACCGATGAGCCAAAATCGTCGGTGTTCGAAACGGAAGACTCTCCGGTATCGTTGGCCAATAAAATACAAGCGTGTCTGTCGATTCAG ATTTTAACGACGGACAAATTATCGACGAAAATATGCGCGCAATGTGTAAAAAATGTGAATCAGTGGCATAATTATAAGGAAGTATGTCTACGTTCCCAAGATAAATTGCAGCAATGGTTAGAACAGAATTTACAATCAACCCCGAtg gTTGTAACAATTAAAGACGAACCTGTTGACTTGGACTTTTGTGAGGACAACATTGAAGTCATATCCGAATCTACCAATGATTCAGATTTG GAAGCTACTAATCTCGAAGAGAATATGAATCCTTTAACGAACAATGTCCAAGTAGAATTAACtgatgatgaaattaattttgagaaaaatcaaTCAACTTTAACAAAAGATgtggatataaatataaaatccgaACCACAGGATTATGACACAGATTGTACTATAGAGATAGAATCTGTAACTGGTAGCGAGCTTGTTTTGAATCCTCTTTCAAACACAGAGGATAGGATTATGGAGGCTGATTCTACCCAAAAATCCAATGCATCCACATCAGCAAGTAAGAAAAAAACCAGAAGAGGTCCACATACCCATTTTAGAGGTGCACGtgttttcaaacaaaaatgtGTACATTGTCAAATTAATCTGCActctaaatattcttatacaaAGCACATGGAAAGATTTCACAGTGATAAACAGAATGGCACTAATCAAAAATCAGAATTGGAAGATGAAGAAGAGCTTGTTGAAGATTTAGAAGATGAATTAATGAGCATGGAAAAAGATGCTCCATTAACGCAAGTGCAACAAAACATCATTAGTCAATTGAAAACTTTCATGTGTTATTCTTGCGAACAAACTTTCAGTGATCGTAGAAGTACACTTTCCCATATTCGTCAACATATGCCTGATTTAAGGCCATACACGTGTATTGCGTGTTTGACAGAATTCCCAGATCGCTCGATGTATAAACAGCATTGTAAAATGTCATTCGAATGTGCGATGAAGATTGCACTCGTTATACCGAATCAAGgtgaagagaaatatttcactTGTAATATGTGTTTACGTCCTATGCAGAATAGAAAACAGTTGCTTAGTCATTTATCAAAACACTCGGATAAACAATACGAGGAATTAATATCTCCTACACGATCTCCTCCCAAATTGAAACCAATAACACCCTTACCATCTCCAAAACAAGAAATAATGAAGGAGCCACGCaatgaaagtataaatataccaCATCCTTACAAAAACGGCGATCCTGCGCACAATCATATATGTGATTTGTGCGGTATGATTTACAGGTACAAACCTAATATGCTTAAACACAGAGATCTATGTCAACGTTTATCGTCTGAGGTCAGAACGTCCTATAAGTGTGTTCATTGTGGTATGACGTATCTCGTGTTTAGAAAGTTTCATAGTCATATCACGGCAgatcataaaaagaaagagttcACTTGCTCTGAGTGCAACAAAAAATTCAGATCTCCTAGCGACTTCTTGGAGCATCATGAGATGCATCGAATGGCGCGTAATCAGAAACAGCCTCTTCAATTGAAAAGCGATTTAATGAAGCACAAACAGAATATATCGACGTCGTTCAAGGACtggaataaattcgaaactaAAATGAACGCAAATCAATTATCTGAAAACAATCAATACAGTTGTGCACTGTGCAATCTGGAATTCTCAACCAGAGCTGAATTAACGGAACACAGGAATCTTCATCTGAAAGTGAAAATCTATTCTTGCGTTATCTGTCGTAGCATGTTCAGTAGTGCAGGTGCTTTGGAAATTCATATGAAAGATCATGGAATAGAAGACCCGAATGAGAGAAACGCAAATATTTCGTGCGTAGAATACGGTACCGTAGAAGATGATTCACGAGATTCAAACTCGATGAATTTAAGTGCTATCTCGGATCCAGGACCGaaacataataattgtaaaaaatgtgGAAGACAATTCTCGAACACCGCGAATCTCAAGAgacatataagaaatattcatcCTATCGAGAAACCTCCTTACAATTGCTCTCATTGTTGGCTATCATTTAAGAGCAAAGAAATCCGAGATCAGCACATTACATCCGCACATTCAAAGGCTTCGAAAACTATGCTTCGATGTCCTCAATGTCCACAAACATTTGTCTTCGAAGCCAATCTAGATcttcatttcaaaaatcacCATAAAGATTGCCGTTTCAAATGCGATATTTGCGGTAAAGAGTTCTTGAAGGAAGGCTCGTTGAAGATTCATAGAAGTTGGCACAATAGAGAGAATTATGGACAgagtttgaaatttatgaagaaaGAGGATCAAAAACCATTGGTAGAacctaaaaaagaagaatcgttcAATACGAACGTTAGTGGTCGGCCGGCTAGGGCACGAAAATCCTATCCGAGTTCATCTCCGACAAAACCTAACGGGAATTTCCAATGTCAAGTTTGCAGTGATAAGTTTAACGATGTAACAGAATTGAGGAAACATTTATGGGATGTGCATTGTGCTCGCAATAAAAGCGAGAAGAGCTTTGCAGGTGACGAATTCCAATGCGAACTTTGTACGAATATTTTCCCTGATAAGGAGACGTTGAACGTACACATACAATGGCACAAGGCTCAGCCCATCTTGAGTGACATTCGAAAGACCAATTTCCCTTGTGATATCTGTGGAAAACTTTACAGTTCCAAAAAGGTATTGGCGAGACACAAAAAACTTCATAAAGCGAGCTCGGTGGCTATTAGCAACTTTTCGAGTAATCAGCCTTTATGCACAATTTGTCATAAAGTATTTAACAGTAATCAGTCGTTACAGCGTCACAGGCTTAATTTACACAGCAATATTTTCACTCAACGACCTCAAACGCAACAGTACAATAATACGAGAAGAATGTCTCAAGAAGAATCAAaacctaaaaaaataaaattggaagagGAAGATAAAAAAGTACCATTTGCTATGGATGCCATGAGCGCAGGCAGAAAGTCGGTAATGTGTCACGGctgtaaaaaattcttccctaATATGAGTGTACTGTATAAGCATAAACAATTGGTACATAATAAGTCTCATATGATAAGAAACATCGCGAAATCGCTCACCATGGAATGTGTACCGTTGCATTGCAACGATGGCAAAGTCGCATGCAACATTTGCTATAAAAAGTTCTGCGGTGTGCCGAATCTCCGTCAGCATTTCACTGTGAAACACAAGAATGACCGGCCCAAATATAAGTATGCTTGCTCTATAGATGGCTGTAAGCTCACGTTCCCTACACAATTGACCTTAAAGCATCACGAATTGTCGCATACGGTCACCATGTTCAGCTGCTCCTTGTGCAATAGACACGTGTTTAATAGAGCAGCTATGACGAATCATATGCTGACAGTGCACAACACCGTCTACGACGCCGAGAAGAACAAGAATTTCCATAGAGAAATGGATTTAAGTAGTTACGTGGTGGAAGGTGCGGTAGATGCTACTTGCCCCCGATGTAAAGTGAAGTATCCCAACAACAAGGCTATGAagattcattatttcaaaattcacgaGGGCACGAATCAGTAG